The following proteins are co-located in the Citrobacter freundii ATCC 8090 = MTCC 1658 = NBRC 12681 genome:
- a CDS encoding adenylosuccinate lyase family protein yields the protein MYGKQTTVFDSDLYSSLFTQDKMREIWSDDNLLRCWLRFEAAVARVQSELGIIPEQAAVEIEQTCREIQIDWPALAQETQTVGMAIKPLIDQISASGTPLVSQFLHWGCTTQDLLDSGMAMRLQQTLRLLREQLLDVGEAMKAMALRHARTVMVARTNSVDASATTWGLHVCSYLAEINRHLTRLQQLYPRAVTGLFGGAVGNLASVGKQGMETRQRLMLALGLNVPCGINNASQDAVVEVVQFFALVHGTLCRLANDVETMGRTPIAEVLEGEGGGGSSTMPHKVNPRASNMVQTLARMGWMYASGAPAMLDQQDVRAASMRVLNWTILPEASNALSTSLTRAKNLLSHLIVNEDKMRANFDCSKHFIMSESLTMKLAAKIGRESAYNLVKNLLKHATGEYSFMEIVQASPEIRASLSGAEIAAACEPLSYIGANDALIAETIAEFDRVKTADIA from the coding sequence ATGTACGGGAAGCAAACAACGGTATTTGATTCTGACCTTTATTCATCATTGTTCACTCAGGATAAGATGCGGGAAATATGGTCTGACGACAATCTGCTGCGTTGTTGGTTGCGTTTTGAGGCGGCGGTCGCTCGAGTGCAAAGTGAGTTGGGAATTATTCCTGAACAAGCAGCCGTTGAAATTGAACAAACCTGTCGGGAAATACAGATAGACTGGCCAGCCTTGGCGCAGGAAACACAAACGGTCGGCATGGCGATAAAGCCGCTGATCGATCAGATCTCCGCCAGCGGAACACCGCTGGTCAGTCAGTTTCTGCATTGGGGATGCACCACTCAGGATTTACTCGACTCAGGCATGGCGATGAGATTGCAGCAAACGCTGCGGCTATTGCGTGAGCAATTGCTTGATGTTGGCGAAGCCATGAAAGCGATGGCGTTACGACACGCGCGTACGGTAATGGTTGCGCGTACCAATTCGGTGGATGCCTCTGCAACGACGTGGGGGCTTCATGTTTGCAGTTATCTGGCGGAGATAAACCGCCACCTGACACGACTACAGCAGCTGTATCCGCGTGCCGTAACCGGACTTTTTGGCGGTGCGGTGGGGAATCTGGCTTCTGTAGGTAAGCAGGGAATGGAAACGCGCCAGCGGCTGATGTTAGCGTTGGGTCTGAACGTGCCCTGCGGGATTAATAATGCCAGCCAGGATGCGGTTGTTGAGGTTGTGCAGTTTTTTGCTCTTGTTCACGGCACGCTGTGTCGTCTGGCCAACGATGTCGAAACCATGGGACGCACGCCGATTGCAGAAGTACTCGAAGGAGAGGGCGGTGGCGGATCCAGCACCATGCCACACAAAGTTAATCCACGCGCCAGTAATATGGTGCAAACGTTGGCAAGAATGGGGTGGATGTATGCTTCCGGCGCGCCAGCAATGCTGGATCAACAGGATGTACGAGCTGCCTCAATGCGGGTATTAAACTGGACGATCCTCCCGGAGGCCTCTAATGCGTTATCGACCAGCCTGACACGCGCAAAGAATCTGCTTTCGCATCTCATTGTTAATGAAGATAAGATGCGCGCTAATTTTGACTGCTCAAAGCACTTTATTATGTCTGAGTCGCTGACGATGAAGCTTGCCGCCAAAATTGGCAGAGAGTCCGCCTATAACCTGGTAAAAAATCTGCTGAAGCATGCAACCGGCGAGTACAGCTTCATGGAGATCGTACAGGCTAGCCCGGAAATCCGCGCGTCATTATCTGGGGCGGAAATTGCTGCCGCCTGCGAGCCGCTGTCATATATCGGGGCTAACGACGCGTTAATCGCTGAGACTATCGCTGAGTTCGATCGCGTGAAAACCGCAGATATTGCCTGA
- a CDS encoding porin, translating into MKLKNYSLILLMGMSSSAFALNVYNKDGNTLDIYGRVEGKIASGQNSFAGSESRSDLGGRIGIYLTRDLDILPETKIVGRLEWQVRTEKNDNNTGESDMEARYSYVGLSNKTWGELITGRTKNPLYQVMKMTDKYKNFTPNIYSYGITTIDDSYQFNRQDGTVQWNAKFAGNEIQLAWVSGNGNSDNEALDYGAMASYRKSFKFGDFRITPAIAASRYKRQDGVVTTDGRNQNDQIMGGLQLSYKAYEVAVTALRTSISRDNKSDNNYKGMDSLISYNFGTVKVLTGYSFLNEDGKDIAEKEDWRAEAQLTLAKDTWLSFTYDKEFASKNKKTNDDALIVGLRYDF; encoded by the coding sequence ATGAAGCTAAAAAATTATTCACTAATATTACTAATGGGTATGAGTTCCTCGGCGTTCGCCTTAAATGTGTATAATAAAGATGGAAATACGCTGGACATCTATGGCCGCGTTGAGGGTAAAATCGCGAGTGGTCAGAATTCATTTGCTGGCAGTGAAAGCCGAAGCGATTTGGGTGGACGTATAGGTATTTATCTCACGCGAGATTTGGATATTCTGCCAGAGACCAAAATCGTGGGGCGCCTGGAATGGCAGGTGCGTACCGAAAAAAATGATAACAATACCGGTGAAAGCGATATGGAGGCCCGATATTCCTATGTCGGCCTGTCAAACAAAACATGGGGTGAACTGATCACCGGGAGAACCAAAAACCCGTTGTATCAGGTAATGAAAATGACCGATAAATACAAAAATTTCACCCCTAATATCTACAGCTATGGCATTACAACCATTGATGATTCGTACCAGTTCAACCGACAGGACGGCACCGTTCAGTGGAACGCTAAATTTGCCGGCAATGAGATTCAGCTGGCATGGGTCTCCGGTAACGGCAACAGTGATAACGAAGCTCTGGATTACGGCGCGATGGCCAGCTATCGCAAGTCTTTCAAATTTGGCGACTTTAGGATTACACCTGCGATAGCGGCCAGCCGTTATAAACGACAGGACGGCGTAGTGACCACCGATGGACGTAATCAAAACGATCAAATCATGGGAGGATTACAACTCAGTTATAAAGCCTATGAAGTCGCAGTAACCGCATTACGTACGTCTATCTCTCGCGATAACAAAAGCGATAATAATTACAAAGGGATGGATTCGCTCATTTCCTACAACTTTGGCACCGTCAAGGTTCTTACCGGATATAGCTTTTTAAATGAAGATGGTAAAGATATTGCTGAAAAAGAAGACTGGCGTGCTGAAGCGCAATTAACATTGGCTAAAGACACGTGGTTATCATTTACTTACGATAAAGAGTTCGCAAGTAAGAACAAAAAGACCAATGATGATGCGCTTATCGTTGGGCTCCGTTATGATTTCTAA
- a CDS encoding SGNH/GDSL hydrolase family protein codes for MKKITLLAAATTFALSSICVHADTLLAPSAHAKMDGENKIVALYGNSFTFYNNNINTRLRDLTQSLLPDHAKGYKYRGITISSGHLGWQIENMRYQNTLQKWDVVVLQGNSTETISKKESTRQNFVDSATQMAEMAHKAGAKVVYFMTWPKKDKPEDSQKLADAYLSIAQKTGGYVAPVGLAFEKARKTHPEINLYYQDGVHPSISGTYLAACVFFATLYNQSPVGGALPIDTDMSPGDAKALQQVAWETVTEFQKP; via the coding sequence ATGAAAAAAATAACATTACTTGCCGCAGCGACGACTTTCGCATTAAGTAGTATCTGTGTTCACGCGGATACGTTATTAGCGCCTTCCGCACATGCGAAAATGGATGGTGAGAATAAAATTGTCGCGCTTTATGGTAACTCTTTCACTTTCTATAACAATAATATTAATACCCGCCTGCGGGATTTGACGCAGTCCTTACTGCCTGATCACGCCAAAGGCTATAAATATCGGGGGATCACGATTTCCAGCGGTCATTTAGGCTGGCAAATTGAGAATATGCGCTATCAGAACACGCTACAGAAATGGGATGTCGTCGTCCTGCAGGGAAACTCAACAGAAACGATTTCAAAGAAAGAAAGTACCCGGCAAAACTTCGTGGACTCTGCAACCCAAATGGCCGAAATGGCGCATAAAGCCGGTGCAAAAGTCGTCTATTTCATGACCTGGCCGAAAAAAGACAAACCCGAAGATAGCCAAAAACTGGCAGATGCTTATCTCTCGATTGCGCAAAAAACGGGGGGATATGTGGCTCCGGTAGGCCTGGCTTTCGAGAAAGCACGTAAAACGCACCCAGAAATTAACCTGTATTATCAAGATGGTGTACACCCTTCGATTTCTGGAACGTATCTCGCCGCCTGTGTATTTTTCGCTACTCTGTATAACCAGTCTCCGGTCGGCGGTGCGCTTCCTATTGATACAGACATGAGCCCTGGCGACGCCAAAGCCTTGCAGCAAGTGGCCTGGGAAACCGTCACTGAGTTCCAGAAGCCATAA
- a CDS encoding metal ABC transporter substrate-binding protein, whose translation MPHLPHLKSFLLASVITALTLSPAWAKEKFKVVTTFTVIADMASNVAGDAAEVSSITKPGAEIHEYQPTPGDIKRAQGAQLILSNGLNLELWFARFYQNLSGVPEVMVSNGVQPMGISEGPYNGKPNPHAWMSAENALIYVDNIRDALMKYDPDNAATYQKNAQNYKAKIQQTLAPLHTELVKLPADKRWLVTSEGAFSYLARDNGLKELYLWPINADQQGTPKQVRKVIDAIREHHIPTVFSESTVSDKPARQVARESGAYYGGVLYVDSLSAADGPVPTYLDLLRVTTQTIVNGINKGLERQP comes from the coding sequence ATGCCGCATCTGCCCCATCTGAAATCGTTTCTCCTTGCCAGCGTAATCACGGCGCTGACGCTGTCTCCTGCCTGGGCGAAAGAAAAATTTAAGGTAGTAACCACCTTTACGGTGATTGCCGATATGGCGAGCAATGTGGCGGGAGATGCAGCAGAGGTCAGTTCCATCACCAAACCTGGCGCAGAAATTCACGAATATCAACCAACCCCAGGTGATATTAAACGAGCGCAAGGCGCACAGCTTATTCTCTCCAACGGTCTTAACCTCGAACTATGGTTTGCCCGCTTCTACCAAAATTTGTCCGGCGTACCAGAAGTGATGGTCTCAAACGGCGTCCAGCCAATGGGCATCAGCGAAGGACCGTACAACGGTAAACCAAACCCGCATGCCTGGATGTCAGCGGAGAACGCACTGATCTACGTGGATAACATTCGCGATGCGCTGATGAAATACGATCCGGACAATGCCGCGACCTACCAGAAAAACGCACAGAATTATAAAGCGAAAATCCAGCAGACCCTGGCGCCACTGCATACAGAACTGGTAAAGCTCCCTGCTGATAAACGCTGGCTGGTCACCAGTGAAGGCGCATTCTCCTACCTGGCACGTGATAACGGCCTGAAAGAGCTGTATCTGTGGCCGATCAATGCCGATCAGCAAGGTACGCCGAAGCAGGTACGCAAGGTAATCGATGCGATCAGAGAGCATCATATCCCAACGGTATTTAGCGAAAGCACCGTGTCCGACAAACCAGCGCGTCAGGTTGCCCGTGAGTCTGGCGCGTATTACGGCGGCGTGCTGTATGTCGATTCGCTCAGCGCTGCCGATGGTCCGGTACCGACCTATCTGGATTTACTGCGCGTCACCACGCAAACCATTGTTAACGGCATCAACAAGGGTCTGGAGAGACAACCATGA
- the sitB gene encoding iron/manganese ABC transporter ATP-binding protein SitB produces MSHSAITVNQVTVTYRNGHTALRDATFQVPGGSIAALVGVNGSGKSTLFKALMGFVRLAQGEISILQQPVNKALKQNLIAYVPQSEEVDWSFPVLVEDVVMMGRFGHMGWLRRPKQIDHACVDAALARVDMLDYRHRQIGELSGGQKKRVFLARAIAQDGQVILLDEPFTGVDVKTEARIIDLLRELRDEGRTMLVSTHNLGSVTEFCDYTVMIKGTVLASGPTDTTFTPENLELAFSGVLRHVALSGGEQHVITDDERPFISRRAASEGE; encoded by the coding sequence ATGAGTCACTCTGCGATTACCGTAAATCAGGTTACGGTGACGTATCGCAACGGTCATACCGCATTGCGGGACGCCACTTTTCAGGTTCCGGGCGGCTCAATTGCCGCTCTGGTCGGCGTCAACGGGTCGGGAAAATCAACGCTTTTTAAAGCGCTGATGGGTTTTGTCCGCCTGGCGCAAGGGGAAATCTCAATTCTGCAACAGCCGGTAAATAAGGCGCTCAAACAGAATCTGATCGCCTATGTCCCTCAGTCAGAAGAGGTGGACTGGTCGTTTCCGGTACTGGTGGAAGATGTGGTGATGATGGGACGCTTTGGCCATATGGGCTGGCTGCGTCGACCAAAACAGATCGACCACGCCTGCGTGGATGCGGCGCTGGCGCGGGTTGATATGCTGGACTATCGCCATCGTCAGATAGGTGAACTGTCCGGTGGGCAGAAAAAGCGAGTTTTTCTGGCAAGGGCCATCGCACAGGACGGACAGGTTATTTTACTGGATGAACCCTTCACCGGCGTGGATGTAAAAACCGAGGCCCGGATCATCGACCTGCTGCGTGAACTGCGTGATGAAGGTCGAACCATGCTGGTCTCTACCCATAATCTGGGATCCGTCACCGAGTTTTGTGATTACACGGTGATGATTAAGGGCACGGTGCTGGCAAGTGGACCAACCGATACCACCTTTACCCCCGAGAATCTCGAGCTGGCATTCAGCGGCGTACTGCGTCACGTTGCGCTGAGCGGCGGCGAACAACACGTGATTACCGACGATGAACGCCCGTTTATTTCGCGACGTGCGGCAAGCGAGGGGGAATAA
- the sitC gene encoding iron/manganese ABC transporter permease subunit SitC: MNWLTEPFSYQYMLNAMWVSAMVGGLCAFLSCYLMLKGWSLIGDALSHSIVPGVAGAYMLGLPFALGAFLSGGLAAGSMLFLNQRSRLKEDAIIGLIFSSFFGIGLFMVSLNPMSVNIQTIILGNILAIAPEDILQLAIIGVISLTILFLKWKDLMVVFFDENHARSIGLNPGRLKLLFFTLLSVSTVAALQTVGAFLVICLVVTPGATAWLLTDRFPRLLTIAVAIGSLTSFFGAWLSYWLDGATGGIIVVLQTLLFLLAFVFAPKHGLLANRRRARLVNKESV; this comes from the coding sequence ATGAACTGGCTGACAGAGCCGTTTAGTTACCAGTATATGCTCAACGCCATGTGGGTCTCGGCGATGGTCGGCGGCCTGTGCGCGTTTCTCTCCTGCTATTTGATGCTCAAAGGCTGGTCGCTGATCGGCGATGCGCTGTCGCACTCTATTGTTCCGGGCGTGGCAGGCGCTTATATGTTAGGGCTTCCCTTCGCGCTTGGCGCATTCCTTTCCGGCGGCCTGGCAGCGGGCAGTATGCTGTTTCTTAATCAGCGTTCACGCCTGAAGGAAGATGCGATTATCGGGCTGATTTTTTCGTCTTTCTTCGGTATCGGGCTGTTTATGGTGTCGCTCAATCCGATGTCGGTGAACATCCAGACCATTATTCTCGGTAATATCCTGGCAATTGCGCCGGAAGATATTCTGCAACTGGCCATCATCGGGGTTATCTCGCTGACTATCCTGTTTTTGAAGTGGAAAGATCTGATGGTGGTCTTTTTTGATGAAAACCACGCGCGCTCTATCGGTTTGAATCCGGGGCGTTTAAAACTGCTGTTTTTTACGCTGCTCTCCGTTTCCACAGTCGCCGCACTGCAAACCGTCGGTGCATTTCTGGTGATTTGCCTGGTGGTTACGCCCGGAGCGACGGCCTGGCTGCTGACCGATCGTTTTCCACGCCTGCTCACCATCGCCGTAGCTATCGGCAGCCTGACCAGCTTTTTCGGCGCCTGGCTGAGCTACTGGCTGGACGGCGCAACCGGCGGAATTATCGTCGTTCTGCAAACATTGCTGTTCCTGCTGGCATTTGTCTTCGCACCAAAACATGGTCTGCTGGCGAATCGCCGACGCGCCCGACTGGTGAACAAGGAGTCAGTATGA
- the sitD gene encoding iron/manganese ABC transporter permease subunit SitD, with translation MILTTLLEPFQFSFMVNALVISTIVAVPCALLSVFLVLKGWALMGDAMSHAVFPGIVLAYIAGIPLAIGAFVAGLFCAIATGYLDDNSRIKRDTIMGIVFSGMFGAGLVLYVSIQSEVHLDHILFGDMLGISLTDIMQTTAIALGIALIIGLKWKDLLLHAFDPHQAKASGLNTPLLHYGLLCMIALTIVATLKSVGIILSISLLIAPGAIAILMTRKFSHALWLAVVMSVITSFMGVYLSFFIDSAPAPTIVVLFSLLFVITFIYATLRDRRLERQRLHDV, from the coding sequence ATGATCTTAACAACGCTATTAGAACCCTTTCAGTTTAGCTTTATGGTCAATGCGCTGGTTATCTCCACCATTGTCGCCGTGCCCTGCGCGCTGCTGTCGGTATTTTTAGTACTCAAAGGCTGGGCGCTGATGGGCGATGCCATGAGCCATGCGGTTTTTCCAGGGATCGTTCTGGCTTATATCGCAGGCATCCCGCTGGCAATTGGCGCATTTGTCGCTGGATTGTTCTGCGCGATAGCAACCGGATACCTCGACGATAACAGCCGCATTAAGCGCGACACCATCATGGGCATTGTTTTCTCCGGGATGTTCGGTGCGGGACTGGTGCTGTATGTTTCCATTCAGTCGGAAGTGCATCTGGATCATATTCTGTTCGGCGATATGCTCGGTATATCACTGACCGATATCATGCAAACAACGGCGATCGCTTTGGGGATCGCGCTTATTATTGGGCTTAAGTGGAAAGATCTGCTACTGCATGCATTCGATCCGCATCAGGCAAAGGCCAGTGGGCTTAACACCCCCTTACTGCACTACGGCCTGTTGTGCATGATCGCCCTGACGATTGTCGCCACGCTAAAATCTGTCGGGATTATTTTGTCGATTTCTTTACTGATTGCTCCCGGCGCCATCGCGATCTTAATGACGCGAAAATTTTCTCACGCCTTGTGGCTGGCGGTGGTGATGTCGGTCATTACCTCATTTATGGGGGTGTATCTGTCATTTTTCATCGACAGCGCACCGGCTCCCACCATCGTCGTATTATTTTCCCTGCTGTTTGTGATTACTTTTATTTATGCAACCCTGCGCGATCGCCGTTTAGAACGGCAACGCCTGCATGATGTATAA
- a CDS encoding DMT family transporter: protein MKLALAILFEIFATTMLVLSEGFTRILPSILSIIGYGLCYYILTYVFRRMHLGVAYAIWSGVGIVAVNIIGVLNFGYTISGGHLLGMWLIVAGVIVINFSAKYKTMENT from the coding sequence ATGAAACTTGCTCTGGCTATTTTGTTCGAAATATTTGCAACAACTATGCTGGTCCTTTCTGAAGGATTTACTCGCATCCTTCCTTCTATTTTATCCATAATAGGGTATGGGCTTTGCTATTATATCCTAACTTATGTATTTCGCAGAATGCACCTTGGCGTTGCTTATGCGATCTGGTCTGGTGTGGGTATCGTCGCAGTAAATATAATTGGCGTGTTAAATTTCGGCTATACAATAAGTGGCGGCCACTTACTGGGCATGTGGTTAATCGTCGCCGGAGTTATTGTTATTAATTTTTCCGCAAAATATAAAACGATGGAAAACACATGA
- a CDS encoding DMT family transporter — translation MIQIILMSTTWLFIAILTEVFGTAMLPKTRHFRRLAPTIFCALSYVVCFYALGQAMKLMTPGIAYAIWCGMGTVLITVISSIYYDMHTSIFEKAGIALILSGTLLMGFA, via the coding sequence ATGATTCAAATAATACTCATGAGTACAACATGGTTATTTATTGCCATTCTTACTGAAGTTTTTGGTACCGCCATGCTACCCAAAACCCGACATTTTCGGAGACTCGCCCCAACCATATTTTGTGCGTTAAGTTACGTAGTTTGTTTTTATGCCCTGGGGCAAGCAATGAAATTAATGACACCAGGTATCGCTTACGCAATCTGGTGTGGTATGGGCACAGTATTAATTACTGTGATAAGTAGTATTTATTACGACATGCATACCAGCATATTTGAAAAAGCAGGTATTGCACTGATCCTGAGTGGCACGCTGCTGATGGGATTTGCATAA
- the cutC gene encoding choline trimethylamine-lyase: MEKQLTDRIDALKAQYFSAKPFISVSRAQAVTEVYKNNPGLDLIMLRALAFRRACERAPLWIAENELIISHPAGGPRGGEVSPELSWRWVAEELDTVKERKQDPYQISDSAKRILREEIFPFWRGRSLDEIAETQLRHAGLWEWCNEYGVCDVTIKTQNGGGDTCPGYDTLLLTEGMGGLRDRAIHAIEQLSLTCAEDMERHQFYLATKETCDAVIHYAHRYSDYAAQLADEQTDPQRRVELNRLADICRRVPEHAPRNFYEALQSLWIVQSLFCLEENQTGISLGRVDQYLWPLLERDLAEGTLTHAHAEELLCCWMIKMAESLWICSESTAKYFAGYQPFINMVVGGQKREGGDATNQLTMMIMACSRKLKIYQPSLAVRIHNQSPWHYLREIVEVIRGGTGFPACHFDDAHIKMMLRKGFDYEDARDYCLMGCVEPQKSGKMYQWTSVGYTTFTRPLELAFSNGYGPQGERIGPQTGELTEMTSYNDFEAAVKQQLAAITAKAAQATLIIQKLHRQYAPKPLISCLIEGCLEKGRDVTAGGAWLNNGPGLIWTGLADLANGLMAIKKVVYEQEQVTLSELDEVLKANFVGHEALRQRCLRAPKYGNDIAEVDELARSLIHYTEQEHRRYHMLYGRFTHGTLSISNNTPFGLATGALPGGRLAHKPLADGISPSQQTDINGPTAVINSVSRINVEEMEIGMVHNLKLMHGMLESDEGINQLINLLRTASMLGNGQMQFSYVDNEELKRAQARPEEYPNLMIRVAGYSAFFVELSREVQDEIISRTVQHEC, from the coding sequence ATGGAAAAGCAACTTACCGATCGTATTGACGCCCTGAAAGCCCAATATTTCAGCGCAAAGCCGTTTATCTCTGTTTCAAGGGCACAGGCGGTTACAGAGGTCTATAAAAACAACCCCGGGCTGGATCTGATTATGTTACGGGCACTTGCCTTTCGGCGCGCCTGCGAACGGGCACCTTTATGGATTGCCGAGAATGAGCTTATTATCAGCCACCCGGCAGGCGGTCCGCGCGGTGGAGAAGTATCACCTGAGCTCAGCTGGCGCTGGGTAGCTGAAGAACTGGATACCGTAAAAGAGCGTAAACAGGATCCCTATCAGATAAGTGACAGCGCAAAGCGTATTCTCAGAGAAGAAATCTTCCCTTTTTGGCGCGGTCGCTCGCTGGATGAAATCGCGGAAACTCAACTCCGTCATGCAGGCCTCTGGGAATGGTGCAATGAATACGGCGTCTGCGACGTAACCATTAAAACCCAGAATGGCGGAGGTGATACCTGTCCGGGTTACGACACGTTATTACTGACAGAAGGTATGGGCGGTTTGCGTGACAGGGCTATTCACGCAATTGAACAGCTAAGTTTAACCTGCGCAGAAGATATGGAACGCCACCAATTTTATCTGGCAACGAAAGAGACCTGCGATGCGGTGATCCATTACGCCCATCGTTACAGCGACTACGCCGCACAACTGGCTGATGAACAAACCGATCCTCAACGCAGAGTAGAATTGAACCGTCTCGCTGACATTTGTCGCCGTGTACCTGAACACGCGCCGCGTAATTTTTATGAGGCGCTTCAGTCCCTGTGGATTGTACAGTCTCTGTTTTGTCTTGAAGAAAACCAGACCGGTATTTCACTGGGACGCGTCGATCAGTATCTCTGGCCATTACTGGAGCGTGACCTGGCAGAAGGGACATTGACTCATGCCCACGCAGAAGAATTACTGTGTTGCTGGATGATTAAAATGGCAGAGAGTTTGTGGATCTGTAGTGAGTCTACAGCAAAATATTTCGCTGGATATCAACCATTTATCAATATGGTTGTTGGCGGGCAAAAACGTGAGGGCGGCGATGCTACTAATCAGCTGACAATGATGATTATGGCCTGCTCACGGAAATTGAAAATTTATCAACCCAGCCTGGCTGTAAGGATACATAACCAGTCGCCGTGGCACTATCTGCGGGAAATTGTGGAAGTTATCCGCGGGGGAACGGGTTTTCCGGCCTGCCATTTCGATGACGCGCATATCAAAATGATGCTGCGCAAGGGATTTGATTATGAAGATGCACGTGATTATTGCCTGATGGGCTGTGTTGAGCCTCAAAAGTCCGGAAAAATGTATCAATGGACATCTGTAGGCTATACCACGTTTACTCGGCCACTGGAACTGGCGTTTAGTAATGGTTATGGGCCACAGGGTGAGCGTATCGGTCCTCAGACCGGCGAACTGACAGAGATGACCAGTTACAACGATTTTGAAGCGGCAGTAAAACAGCAACTGGCGGCTATTACGGCTAAAGCGGCCCAAGCCACACTCATCATTCAGAAGTTGCACAGACAGTATGCCCCAAAACCGCTTATTTCCTGCCTGATTGAGGGATGCCTGGAAAAAGGTCGCGATGTTACCGCGGGCGGAGCGTGGTTAAACAACGGCCCCGGGCTTATCTGGACAGGTCTGGCTGATTTAGCGAACGGGTTGATGGCCATTAAAAAAGTGGTGTATGAGCAAGAGCAGGTCACTTTGTCTGAGCTGGATGAAGTGTTGAAAGCCAATTTTGTTGGGCATGAAGCGCTTCGCCAGCGCTGCCTGCGAGCACCGAAATACGGCAATGATATTGCAGAAGTTGACGAACTGGCGCGTTCCCTTATTCATTACACTGAGCAAGAGCATCGCCGCTATCACATGCTTTATGGCCGCTTCACGCATGGCACGCTATCTATTTCAAATAATACGCCGTTCGGACTGGCAACCGGTGCGTTACCTGGCGGCAGACTGGCTCATAAACCTCTGGCCGACGGAATAAGCCCATCGCAGCAAACCGATATCAATGGCCCGACGGCAGTGATTAACTCGGTGAGCAGGATAAACGTTGAAGAGATGGAAATCGGTATGGTGCATAACCTCAAACTAATGCACGGTATGTTGGAAAGCGATGAAGGCATTAATCAACTGATTAACCTGCTTCGCACCGCCAGTATGCTTGGTAATGGGCAAATGCAGTTTAGCTACGTCGATAATGAAGAGCTGAAGCGCGCGCAGGCACGTCCGGAGGAGTATCCGAATTTGATGATTCGTGTGGCCGGATATAGCGCATTTTTTGTTGAACTCAGCCGTGAGGTGCAGGATGAAATCATTAGCCGTACCGTTCAACATGAATGCTGA
- a CDS encoding glycyl-radical enzyme activating protein, with protein MKSLAVPFNMNAEPLTGRVFNIQRFSLHDGPGIRSVVFLKGCQMSCIWCANPEGLRQDNDVLWRASSCQHCGACVDACQKGIHQWSNKNHVIDPSMSCDGCRLCEEACPSQALKIVGRQMSVDEVHQEVVKDVAYYQLSGGGVTLSGGEVMLQPDFAVQVLQNLRREGIHTAVETAGFAPWSAVEKVSTVADLVLYDLKLADDTLHQRFTGVSNIRILRNLEKLLTLNTPVRLRIPVIPGVNDSSHEINNMLLLISNLTAGKTSFQGIDLLPYHAYGVQKYSLLGRDYPASTIIRKGTESNGATFLQIAKDRGISATLSTSLVG; from the coding sequence ATGAAATCATTAGCCGTACCGTTCAACATGAATGCTGAGCCGCTAACAGGCCGCGTCTTTAATATTCAGCGCTTCTCGTTACATGATGGCCCGGGTATTCGCAGCGTCGTATTCCTTAAAGGATGTCAGATGAGCTGTATTTGGTGCGCGAATCCCGAAGGATTGCGTCAGGATAATGACGTGCTGTGGCGTGCCAGTAGTTGCCAGCACTGCGGGGCCTGCGTTGATGCCTGCCAGAAAGGTATTCATCAGTGGAGTAATAAGAATCACGTTATTGATCCCAGTATGTCGTGTGATGGCTGCCGTCTTTGTGAAGAAGCTTGCCCGTCCCAGGCGCTTAAGATTGTCGGACGTCAGATGTCAGTTGATGAGGTACATCAAGAGGTCGTAAAAGATGTAGCTTATTATCAGTTATCAGGAGGAGGCGTTACGCTCAGCGGCGGTGAAGTGATGCTTCAACCGGATTTTGCAGTCCAGGTACTACAAAACTTACGCCGGGAGGGTATCCATACCGCGGTGGAAACGGCAGGGTTCGCCCCCTGGTCAGCGGTTGAGAAAGTCAGCACTGTGGCTGATCTGGTGCTCTATGATCTCAAGCTGGCGGATGACACACTTCATCAACGATTTACCGGGGTCAGTAATATCCGTATTTTACGCAATCTTGAAAAATTACTGACGTTGAATACTCCAGTACGCCTGAGGATCCCAGTAATTCCCGGCGTTAACGATTCATCACATGAAATAAATAATATGCTCCTGCTTATCAGCAATCTTACTGCCGGAAAGACATCTTTTCAGGGTATTGATTTATTGCCTTACCATGCTTACGGCGTACAAAAATACTCACTGCTGGGACGCGATTACCCGGCCAGTACTATTATCAGGAAGGGTACAGAAAGTAATGGCGCAACATTCCTTCAGATTGCAAAAGACAGAGGAATCTCCGCTACGCTTTCAACCAGCCTGGTGGGTTAA